A window of Cohnella herbarum contains these coding sequences:
- the glpK gene encoding glycerol kinase GlpK — protein sequence MRNYILAIDQSTAGTKALLVDYAGQVVAKCSAEHKQIYPKPGWVEHDPLEIYDNVKRTIREVLTLAGITPASLAAMTITNQRETAMMWDSTTGKPICHAIVWQCQRTADKCAFLQEAGHGQVVRSATGLMLDPYFSASKWEWMLENVESAKVLLAQGKLLAGTMDSWLIWKLTGGRVHATDFTNASRTSLFNIHSLQWDEDMCRLFGVPASLLPEVRSSDDVFGYTGDSDLFTDRIPISGIIGDSQAALFGQMCLETGMAKATYGTGTSVLMNTGEKPATSDSGLVTAVAWARGGKVTYALEAVIRSSGDSIKWVRDNLGLFNSFQELDAILRQTKDNEGVYLVPAFVGLGAPYWDPYARAAITGMNRSTGKAHIVRAAVESIAYQVRDAADMMERETGIPMTKLHADGGASSNRLLMQFQADMLNHPVSKSEIDELSAMGSVYMGGLGVSFWRSIEDIRSQMKTGTLYEPSMEPAVREKLYFGWQRAAASVLNDRSSL from the coding sequence ATGCGAAATTATATATTGGCGATCGACCAGAGCACGGCCGGTACGAAGGCATTGCTCGTCGACTACGCTGGGCAAGTCGTTGCAAAGTGCAGCGCCGAACATAAGCAAATCTATCCAAAACCGGGCTGGGTAGAACACGACCCGCTCGAAATTTATGACAACGTCAAACGCACGATCCGGGAAGTATTAACACTGGCGGGGATAACGCCCGCTAGCCTAGCCGCCATGACGATTACGAATCAACGTGAAACGGCCATGATGTGGGACAGTACGACCGGTAAGCCAATCTGTCACGCGATTGTATGGCAATGCCAACGGACTGCTGATAAATGCGCGTTCTTGCAAGAAGCTGGTCATGGACAGGTCGTGAGGTCTGCAACAGGCTTAATGCTGGATCCGTATTTCTCAGCCTCCAAATGGGAATGGATGCTCGAGAATGTCGAAAGCGCTAAAGTACTTTTAGCGCAAGGAAAGCTACTGGCCGGCACAATGGACAGTTGGCTCATATGGAAGCTAACGGGTGGACGAGTGCACGCGACCGACTTCACGAACGCGAGTCGCACTTCTCTTTTCAATATTCATTCCTTACAGTGGGACGAAGACATGTGTCGTCTGTTTGGAGTCCCAGCTAGCCTCCTTCCAGAAGTTCGGTCGTCCGACGACGTCTTCGGGTATACAGGAGATTCGGATCTGTTCACGGACCGAATTCCGATATCGGGTATCATCGGGGATTCTCAGGCGGCCTTGTTCGGACAGATGTGCCTGGAAACCGGAATGGCGAAAGCGACTTACGGAACGGGAACTTCGGTGCTCATGAATACGGGGGAAAAACCAGCTACGTCGGATAGCGGTCTAGTGACTGCCGTCGCTTGGGCAAGAGGAGGCAAGGTAACGTATGCTCTTGAAGCCGTCATTCGTAGTTCCGGCGACAGTATTAAATGGGTACGAGACAATCTGGGGCTGTTCAATTCGTTTCAGGAATTGGATGCCATTCTAAGGCAGACGAAGGACAATGAAGGCGTTTATCTTGTGCCTGCATTCGTTGGATTAGGCGCCCCGTACTGGGATCCTTACGCGAGAGCCGCAATAACGGGCATGAATCGATCAACGGGTAAAGCTCACATTGTTCGCGCGGCGGTCGAGAGCATCGCCTACCAAGTGCGCGACGCTGCCGACATGATGGAGCGAGAGACGGGAATCCCCATGACGAAGCTTCACGCGGACGGCGGAGCATCCAGCAATCGGCTGCTGATGCAGTTTCAGGCCGATATGCTTAATCATCCCGTGTCGAAATCCGAGATCGATGAGTTGTCGGCGATGGGATCCGTGTACATGGGGGGACTTGGCGTCAGCTTTTGGCGCTCGATCGAGGATATCCGAAGTCAAATGAAAACTGGTACTCTGTATGAGCCTTCGATGGAACCCGCAGTGAGAGAAAAGTTATATTTCGGATGGCAGCGCGCCGCGGCTTCAGTTCTAAATGACCGTTCGTCATTATGA
- a CDS encoding SDR family NAD(P)-dependent oxidoreductase, with product MGRVQGKVAVITGAGSGIGRASAILLAKEGAKVVLTDVRADKLTAVTEEIAVSHVLNTGRRGLGCCG from the coding sequence GTGGGACGCGTACAAGGGAAAGTAGCCGTCATTACTGGGGCGGGTAGTGGAATCGGCAGAGCAAGTGCGATTCTGCTGGCCAAAGAAGGCGCCAAAGTGGTGCTGACGGATGTCCGAGCTGACAAGTTGACGGCTGTGACCGAGGAGATTGCAGTCTCGCATGTTCTAAATACGGGCAGGCGCGGCCTTGGCTGCTGTGGATGA
- a CDS encoding DUF5605 domain-containing protein — protein sequence MTFNLSTKVGLIMKNEAACQILLRHIPGDPDAFLHNASSLKWWTLEQLGKLGLRDAQLPGWLNNVLTELAELPSVEQAIQEEPESIPSPQYEPSSVPIGSASFTASSQTEQWGVYEIELHGPSHGNPFTDVPLGAEFRLGDRSVRTSGFYDGDGIYRIRFMPDDQGEWMFRTYSTARSLDGIEGTFRSVAPSNDNHGPVRVKNTYHFAHEDGSAYIPVGTTCYVWTHQGTELEEQTLATLSMSPFNKVRMCVFPKSYIFNSKEPDYYPFEGSLESGWDNTRFNPNFFRHLENRIADLGKLGIEADLILFHPYDRWGFSEMSRAADDRYLRYIVARLSAYRNVWWSLANEYDFFWSKEADDWERFAKIVTENDPVGHLISIHNGLTFYDYSKPWVTHCSIQRIDAYKTSEVTSEWRNKWNKPVVIDECAYEGDIDQGWGNITGEEMTRRFWEGALRGGYVGHGETYLNPEEVLWWSKGGKLTGTSPARIGFLRKITEQSPGGLLEPLAAEWDVTCAGVKDDYYLFYFGFNQPRFRNFNRTPGIRYQVEVIDTWNMTVEKLEGLYEGSFRIELPGKPFIAVRMTRAK from the coding sequence ATGACTTTTAACCTATCTACTAAAGTCGGCTTAATTATGAAAAACGAGGCTGCCTGCCAAATCTTGCTCCGACATATTCCCGGTGACCCCGATGCATTTCTTCATAATGCATCATCTCTAAAGTGGTGGACTCTGGAACAACTTGGTAAATTAGGGCTAAGGGATGCGCAACTGCCGGGTTGGCTCAACAATGTTCTCACTGAACTGGCCGAGTTGCCCTCGGTGGAGCAAGCCATTCAAGAGGAACCAGAAAGCATTCCGTCACCACAATATGAGCCTTCAAGCGTGCCCATAGGTTCTGCCTCCTTCACGGCTTCTTCGCAAACCGAGCAATGGGGCGTATACGAAATCGAGCTGCATGGTCCAAGCCATGGCAATCCGTTTACCGACGTCCCATTGGGGGCCGAATTCCGCTTAGGAGACCGTTCCGTGCGGACTTCAGGTTTCTACGACGGGGATGGGATATATCGTATTCGGTTTATGCCGGATGACCAGGGCGAATGGATGTTCCGGACTTATAGTACCGCCCGGTCGTTGGATGGGATCGAAGGAACGTTCCGTAGCGTTGCGCCATCCAACGACAACCATGGTCCCGTCCGCGTGAAGAATACGTACCATTTTGCCCATGAAGACGGATCTGCCTATATTCCGGTAGGTACGACCTGCTATGTGTGGACGCATCAGGGTACAGAGCTTGAAGAACAGACATTGGCGACGCTTAGTATGTCCCCATTTAATAAGGTGCGTATGTGCGTGTTTCCAAAGTCGTATATTTTCAATTCGAAAGAACCTGATTATTACCCATTCGAAGGCTCTTTGGAGTCGGGATGGGATAATACGAGGTTTAATCCAAATTTTTTCCGTCATCTAGAAAACCGGATTGCTGATCTCGGTAAGCTGGGCATCGAGGCTGATCTCATCTTGTTCCATCCTTATGACCGCTGGGGCTTCTCCGAAATGAGCCGAGCCGCGGACGATCGTTATCTGCGTTATATCGTTGCTCGATTGTCCGCATACCGGAATGTTTGGTGGTCGCTGGCCAACGAGTACGATTTCTTTTGGTCCAAGGAAGCCGATGATTGGGAGAGATTCGCTAAGATCGTAACGGAGAACGACCCAGTAGGTCATCTGATTTCGATCCACAATGGTTTAACCTTCTACGACTACTCTAAACCTTGGGTGACACATTGCAGCATTCAACGTATCGATGCATATAAGACATCCGAAGTGACGAGCGAATGGCGTAATAAATGGAACAAGCCGGTTGTCATCGACGAGTGTGCGTATGAGGGAGATATTGACCAAGGTTGGGGCAACATCACCGGCGAAGAGATGACGCGCCGGTTCTGGGAAGGCGCATTACGCGGTGGTTACGTCGGTCACGGTGAGACGTACCTGAATCCAGAGGAAGTGCTGTGGTGGTCAAAAGGGGGCAAGCTGACGGGTACTAGCCCGGCCCGGATCGGCTTTTTGAGAAAAATTACGGAGCAAAGCCCTGGCGGTCTACTGGAGCCTCTCGCGGCTGAATGGGACGTGACTTGCGCCGGAGTCAAGGACGATTATTATTTGTTCTATTTCGGCTTCAACCAGCCTCGCTTCCGGAACTTTAACCGCACACCTGGAATCCGGTATCAGGTCGAAGTGATTGATACCTGGAATATGACCGTCGAGAAGCTTGAAGGGCTTTACGAAGGCAGCTTTAGAATCGAATTGCCCGGTAAGCCATTCATAGCTGTCCGCATGACCCGTGCGAAATAA
- a CDS encoding alpha-L-rhamnosidase codes for MKIIRMKTNRIVNPLGFSLGKPRFSYVVTETDAKKQVAARYEVSRDESFTTTVYDSGKREDIDSLAFELPIELQPRTRYYWRVEVWADNGDRAVSESAWFETAKLDEPWAGKWIVPEMDKDVHPILSRSFELTGPIASARAYVCGLGLYEMRVNGAKAGDEYLAPHFNAYQKWLQYQTYDVTDLLRQGENRVSVSLGNGLYKGRFGFDGYSAELYGKEFTLLCEIVVTYEDGSTTVIGSDTDWTAAESPILGGNLYDGEIYDATFTSSETFAVREGDFGYDRLEARLSLPVVVKEELKPIEVIRTPAGETVLDMGQNMVGWIRFRTSAPKGTVFKLYHGEVLQDGNFYRENLRTAKAEYAYTADGNEAVVRPYFTFYGFRYVKVEGWPGELNPSDFTGCVLYSDLEEIGSFETSDPLVNRLFLNALWGQKGNFLDVPTDCPQRDERLGWTGDAQVFSGTACFNMDSQAFFGKYGYDMGLEQEERGGMVPMVVPAANVQGGGSSAWADAATIIPWNVYLHNGDKAILEQQFESMRSWVDFIIRADEGSGGRRLWTVGFHFGDWLALDGSNPDSSMGGTDTDFIASAYYRHSSQLVAKAARVLGKDDLAEYYGLISEEVKTAIEDEFFSKNGRLALETQTAYAVALYMDLVPEAYKTRVVEGLRKRLKIDRNHLKTGFVGTPYLNRVLSENGCNDLAYTLLLNDDYPSWLYAVKLGATTIWERWNSILPDGKISGTSMNSLNHYAYGAIVEWMYRSIAGINPVEDAPGFRRAELAPQPDFRLQWAKTELQSSAGLYKSEWAFDEEGRLTFHFVIPFNATAAVRLPYADMTKIQINGQSLTLSGIAGTQQGDETHLELTSGSYLIHYVPIKSYIKRLSTKTPLIELLRHPAANELIAKLLPPGMELNPDTLSGSIGLASLRSLSAYYPMEESMLDQLDSQLKELPVR; via the coding sequence GTGAAAATCATCCGTATGAAAACGAATCGTATCGTAAACCCGTTAGGATTCTCGTTGGGCAAGCCAAGGTTCTCTTATGTCGTTACCGAGACCGACGCCAAAAAACAGGTCGCGGCCCGTTATGAAGTCTCACGGGATGAATCGTTTACCACAACGGTTTACGACAGCGGCAAACGGGAGGATATTGACAGTCTTGCGTTTGAGCTCCCGATCGAGCTTCAACCGAGAACCAGGTATTACTGGCGAGTGGAGGTTTGGGCGGATAACGGCGACCGCGCCGTCAGTGAGTCCGCATGGTTCGAAACGGCCAAACTGGATGAGCCGTGGGCCGGGAAATGGATCGTGCCCGAGATGGACAAGGATGTTCACCCGATTCTAAGCCGTTCGTTTGAACTGACAGGACCGATCGCGTCCGCTCGGGCTTACGTATGCGGGCTGGGGTTGTACGAAATGCGGGTGAACGGCGCGAAGGCGGGGGATGAATACCTGGCTCCGCACTTCAACGCTTACCAAAAGTGGCTTCAGTATCAAACGTACGACGTGACGGATTTGCTTCGGCAAGGCGAGAACCGGGTTTCGGTCAGTCTGGGCAACGGGCTTTATAAAGGCCGATTCGGCTTTGACGGGTATTCCGCTGAACTATACGGTAAAGAGTTCACTCTCCTGTGCGAGATCGTAGTGACGTATGAGGATGGATCGACGACCGTTATCGGCTCCGATACGGATTGGACGGCAGCCGAGAGCCCGATATTGGGAGGCAACTTGTACGATGGGGAAATTTATGACGCGACCTTCACGTCCTCAGAGACTTTCGCAGTTAGGGAGGGGGACTTCGGTTACGATCGGTTAGAGGCCCGCCTAAGCTTGCCTGTCGTCGTCAAAGAGGAACTCAAACCCATCGAAGTCATTCGGACGCCTGCCGGGGAAACGGTGCTTGACATGGGGCAGAATATGGTCGGCTGGATCCGCTTCCGCACGAGCGCTCCCAAAGGCACGGTTTTCAAGCTTTATCACGGAGAAGTGCTTCAGGACGGAAACTTCTACCGGGAAAACCTGCGTACCGCGAAAGCGGAATACGCATACACGGCCGACGGGAACGAAGCTGTCGTGCGCCCTTACTTCACATTCTATGGGTTCCGGTACGTGAAAGTGGAGGGATGGCCGGGAGAACTGAATCCGAGCGATTTCACCGGATGCGTCCTCTACTCCGATCTGGAGGAGATCGGCAGTTTCGAGACAAGTGATCCGCTCGTGAACCGGCTATTCCTGAATGCTCTCTGGGGTCAAAAAGGCAACTTCCTCGACGTTCCGACGGACTGCCCGCAGCGTGACGAGAGGTTGGGGTGGACGGGAGACGCGCAAGTATTTTCCGGCACGGCTTGCTTCAACATGGATTCGCAAGCCTTCTTCGGCAAGTACGGCTATGACATGGGACTCGAGCAGGAAGAACGCGGCGGCATGGTTCCGATGGTCGTGCCCGCCGCCAACGTGCAGGGAGGCGGGTCCAGCGCGTGGGCTGACGCCGCGACGATCATTCCGTGGAACGTATACCTCCATAACGGCGACAAAGCGATCCTCGAGCAGCAGTTCGAGAGCATGAGGAGCTGGGTCGACTTTATCATCCGCGCGGATGAGGGATCCGGCGGACGGAGGCTGTGGACCGTAGGGTTCCACTTCGGCGACTGGCTGGCGCTGGACGGAAGCAACCCGGATTCGTCGATGGGCGGAACGGATACGGATTTCATCGCATCGGCTTATTATCGGCATTCTTCCCAGTTGGTGGCCAAGGCCGCTAGAGTACTGGGGAAAGACGATCTCGCCGAATACTACGGCCTGATCTCGGAGGAAGTGAAAACGGCGATCGAAGACGAGTTTTTCTCGAAGAACGGCCGTTTGGCGCTGGAAACGCAAACCGCTTATGCCGTGGCTTTATACATGGACTTGGTTCCGGAAGCTTACAAGACGAGAGTCGTGGAAGGGCTGCGCAAGCGGTTGAAAATCGATCGGAACCACTTGAAAACCGGCTTTGTGGGCACTCCGTATTTGAATCGCGTTTTGTCCGAAAACGGGTGCAACGACCTTGCCTACACGCTGCTGCTCAACGACGACTATCCGAGCTGGTTGTACGCCGTCAAGCTGGGCGCCACGACGATTTGGGAGCGCTGGAATTCGATTCTTCCGGACGGGAAGATCAGCGGTACGAGCATGAATTCGCTAAACCATTACGCGTATGGAGCCATTGTGGAGTGGATGTACCGCTCGATCGCCGGGATCAATCCCGTTGAAGACGCGCCGGGCTTCCGGAGGGCCGAACTGGCTCCGCAGCCGGATTTCCGTCTGCAGTGGGCCAAAACGGAGCTTCAATCTTCCGCGGGATTGTATAAGAGCGAGTGGGCGTTCGATGAGGAAGGCCGGCTCACGTTCCATTTCGTCATCCCGTTCAACGCGACGGCAGCCGTTCGTCTTCCTTATGCGGATATGACGAAGATCCAAATCAACGGACAGTCCTTAACTTTAAGCGGCATTGCCGGCACGCAGCAAGGTGACGAAACGCATTTGGAATTGACCAGCGGGAGCTATCTCATACACTACGTTCCCATCAAGAGTTACATCAAACGTTTGAGTACGAAGACGCCACTCATTGAACTGCTTCGCCATCCGGCAGCAAACGAATTGATCGCAAAACTTCTGCCTCCCGGCATGGAACTGAATCCGGATACGTTGAGCGGATCGATAGGGCTCGCCTCTCTCCGCAGCCTCTCCGCCTACTATCCGATGGAAGAGAGCATGCTCGATCAGTTGGACAGCCAACTGAAGGAATTGCCGGTTAGATGA
- a CDS encoding MFS transporter, which translates to MYYAKYVWGDVNLVSIMVGVGLIPLLIVFLVSGALMKRLGKRNTAILGLVIGTFGILVRMLNPESVARGIAGSLVQAFGMIPLMIVLGPLSSDTIEYREWKHGKRIVGLTNSVNAFGGNHRLVVGVGALQ; encoded by the coding sequence ATGTATTACGCCAAGTATGTCTGGGGCGACGTGAACCTGGTCAGCATCATGGTGGGTGTCGGACTGATTCCCCTGTTGATCGTATTCTTGGTGTCCGGAGCGCTTATGAAGAGGCTCGGCAAGCGTAATACTGCCATTCTCGGCCTCGTGATCGGGACGTTTGGCATTCTGGTTCGCATGCTGAATCCGGAAAGCGTTGCGCGGGGCATCGCCGGGTCGCTTGTTCAAGCATTCGGCATGATCCCGCTTATGATTGTGCTCGGCCCTCTCAGCTCGGATACGATCGAATATCGCGAATGGAAACACGGAAAGCGTATCGTCGGGCTGACGAACAGCGTAAACGCCTTCGGCGGCAATCATCGGCTGGTTGTTGGCGTTGGGGCATTACAATGA
- a CDS encoding SDR family oxidoreductase, with translation MGILHNVVEEEDWVHVVQQTIDAHGTVNVLVNSAGVSNKEDTMAEWKRVLEINLTGSYLGIRSVIPIMKKAGGGSIVNIASLAGMVGGGFNGYAASKGGIRAISRAAAVDYAKDSIRVNSIYPGLIITPMTEGILHHQQLKEQFEEKTPLPRFGTPDDIAFGVLYLASDVTSYVTGTELVIDGGTTAS, from the coding sequence ATCGGCATTTTGCACAATGTGGTCGAAGAAGAGGATTGGGTGCACGTCGTGCAACAAACAATCGATGCGCATGGCACCGTGAATGTGCTCGTTAACAGCGCGGGCGTCAGTAACAAAGAAGATACGATGGCAGAATGGAAAAGAGTGCTTGAGATCAATCTGACAGGCAGTTATCTCGGCATAAGAAGCGTTATTCCAATCATGAAGAAAGCCGGGGGAGGATCAATCGTGAACATCGCATCCCTTGCCGGAATGGTCGGTGGAGGGTTTAACGGCTATGCCGCATCCAAAGGCGGGATTCGCGCAATATCTAGAGCAGCGGCAGTAGATTACGCTAAAGACAGCATCCGAGTAAATTCGATTTATCCGGGCTTAATCATAACACCGATGACTGAGGGGATTCTGCATCATCAACAGTTGAAGGAGCAATTTGAGGAAAAAACGCCGTTGCCCCGTTTCGGCACTCCGGATGATATCGCCTTTGGTGTGTTATATCTGGCTTCAGACGTAACATCTTACGTTACGGGGACGGAACTCGTCATCGACGGAGGTACGACGGCATCATAA
- a CDS encoding beta-glucosidase family protein, whose protein sequence is MKREEMLRMDQRIEESIKQLTLEEKASLCSGMNRWKTEAIYRFGIPSMVMSDGPHGVRKPKQDDDFGMKDVNDNRSATCFPTASAMASSWDPDLLFEVGEALAKESKALDVQILLGPGVNMKRSPLGGRNFEYYSEDPHLAGEIGAAYVKGLQSQGVGACVKHYACNNQEHERMSISSEVDERTLREIYLPAFEKIVQEAKPWSIMVAYNKVNGTYATENTYLLRDILKNEWNFDGLTVSDWGATSNRIEALKAGLDLEMPGPSPSNDKKIVEAVRSGQLDETLLDDAVRRILRVVFRSMEERNPNKEINYEAHHRLAKKAAAGSIVLLKNENQLLPLDVNGVRSLAVIGQMAAEPRIQGGGSSKVNATMFDVPLEQMKSHIVIEAKMAYAAGYSYEDEGDALAEALIAQAVQAARASEIAVLFLGLPDRFESEGYDRTHLELPYNQVRLLTEVSKVNKRVVVVLSNGSAIAMPWIGHAKAILEGWLGGQASGSAIVDILFGQCNPSGKLQETFVHQLEDNPSYLNFPGTDSKVEYREGIFIGYRYYDKKKMQVLFPFGHGLSYTSFEYTNLRTSSDYLQDLDGLTVEVDITNTGKREGSEIVQLYVNDRESRIVRPEHELKCFAKVRLLPGETSTVRMHLEKRDFSYYDPTLKRWVMETGEFELRVGKSSREIVLKRIVTVQSTDVVELKLTGDSLVKDWVASEEGRRIFFEVLAEEKMKEQVEHALLGDDALMVMGMPLRKIFYFDTERAVRAEEIVDRLLSRLK, encoded by the coding sequence ATGAAAAGGGAGGAGATGCTGCGGATGGATCAACGGATTGAGGAGTCGATTAAACAATTGACTTTGGAAGAGAAAGCTTCACTTTGTTCCGGCATGAACAGATGGAAGACGGAAGCGATCTATCGGTTTGGCATTCCGTCGATGGTCATGAGCGATGGACCCCATGGGGTGCGGAAGCCGAAACAAGACGATGATTTCGGTATGAAAGATGTGAACGATAATCGATCGGCTACTTGTTTTCCGACCGCTTCGGCCATGGCGTCGTCCTGGGACCCCGATCTGTTGTTCGAAGTCGGTGAGGCTTTAGCCAAGGAATCGAAGGCACTCGATGTGCAAATTTTGCTAGGGCCTGGCGTGAACATGAAGCGGTCGCCTTTGGGCGGCAGAAACTTCGAATACTATTCGGAGGACCCGCACCTAGCCGGCGAGATTGGAGCAGCCTATGTCAAGGGGCTGCAAAGCCAAGGTGTCGGCGCTTGCGTCAAGCATTATGCCTGTAATAACCAGGAACACGAACGGATGAGCATTAGCTCGGAAGTCGACGAGAGAACCCTAAGGGAAATCTATCTGCCTGCATTCGAGAAGATCGTTCAAGAAGCCAAACCGTGGTCCATCATGGTCGCTTACAACAAAGTGAACGGTACTTATGCGACGGAGAATACGTATTTGCTCCGGGACATTCTCAAGAACGAATGGAACTTTGACGGTCTAACCGTATCCGATTGGGGCGCGACGAGTAATCGGATTGAGGCACTGAAGGCTGGACTTGATCTGGAGATGCCTGGTCCGTCACCTTCGAACGACAAGAAGATTGTCGAAGCCGTCCGTTCAGGCCAACTGGATGAGACGTTATTGGACGATGCCGTTCGTAGAATTCTTCGAGTTGTGTTTCGGTCGATGGAGGAGCGCAATCCAAATAAGGAGATCAATTACGAAGCGCATCATAGGCTGGCGAAGAAAGCGGCGGCAGGAAGCATCGTGCTGTTGAAGAATGAGAATCAACTGCTGCCGCTGGATGTGAACGGGGTGAGGTCATTGGCTGTCATTGGGCAAATGGCTGCTGAGCCTCGAATTCAAGGGGGAGGCAGTTCGAAGGTCAACGCGACGATGTTCGATGTTCCGCTTGAGCAGATGAAATCGCATATCGTAATCGAGGCTAAGATGGCTTATGCGGCAGGCTACTCGTATGAAGACGAAGGGGATGCTCTCGCAGAAGCACTTATTGCACAAGCGGTGCAAGCGGCCCGGGCGTCCGAAATCGCCGTGCTGTTTCTAGGTTTGCCGGATCGCTTCGAATCGGAAGGGTACGACCGTACGCACCTCGAACTGCCTTACAATCAAGTGCGGCTGCTGACCGAAGTATCGAAAGTCAATAAACGTGTCGTGGTCGTGCTGAGCAACGGTTCGGCGATAGCGATGCCGTGGATCGGCCATGCGAAGGCCATATTGGAAGGCTGGCTGGGCGGACAGGCCAGCGGCTCGGCGATTGTCGATATTTTGTTCGGTCAATGTAACCCGTCCGGAAAGCTGCAAGAGACGTTTGTGCATCAACTGGAGGACAATCCGTCCTATTTGAACTTCCCTGGGACAGATAGCAAGGTCGAATATCGGGAAGGTATCTTCATTGGCTACCGTTATTATGACAAGAAGAAAATGCAAGTGCTCTTCCCATTCGGACACGGTCTATCATATACGTCATTCGAATATACGAACCTGCGAACGAGTAGCGACTACCTGCAGGATCTGGACGGCTTGACGGTCGAGGTGGATATCACGAATACCGGCAAGCGGGAAGGTTCAGAAATCGTGCAGTTGTACGTGAATGATCGGGAGTCGAGAATTGTTCGGCCTGAGCATGAACTGAAATGCTTCGCTAAAGTCCGCCTGCTTCCCGGAGAGACGAGCACTGTCCGGATGCACCTTGAGAAACGGGACTTTTCCTACTACGATCCCACCTTGAAGAGATGGGTCATGGAGACGGGGGAGTTCGAACTTCGCGTAGGCAAATCCTCAAGAGAGATCGTATTAAAGCGAATTGTGACTGTCCAATCTACAGACGTCGTGGAACTGAAGTTGACTGGAGACAGCCTGGTGAAGGATTGGGTTGCGTCGGAGGAAGGGAGACGTATCTTTTTTGAGGTTCTGGCCGAGGAGAAGATGAAGGAGCAAGTCGAACATGCGCTTCTGGGAGACGATGCTCTGATGGTGATGGGCATGCCGCTACGCAAAATATTTTACTTTGACACTGAACGTGCGGTGCGGGCAGAAGAAATCGTGGACAGACTGTTATCACGTTTGAAATAG
- a CDS encoding transketolase family protein yields the protein MANSIPNRQVICDTLLELSKGDRNIMVLASDSSGSAAMAPFAKAYPDQFVEVGIAEQNIVGIAAGLAHSGKKPFVTSPACFLSMRSIEQIKVDVAYSATNVKLVGISGGVSYGALGMSHHSVQDIAVARAIPGLAVVLPADRHETKKMTEALVQYEGGVYVRIGRNPVEDSYESENYEFVLGKAVTMREGRDITIIAVGETVRVALDAEAALKEAGVSCRVLNMHTIKPLDKEAILKAAEETGYIITVEEHSIHGGLGAAVAEVIVQQRPVPMRILGIPDEPAIAGKTSEVFDHYGISAANITKIALEMLSR from the coding sequence ATGGCGAATTCGATTCCGAACCGGCAAGTCATTTGCGATACGTTGCTGGAGCTTTCCAAAGGAGATCGCAATATCATGGTGTTGGCCAGCGATTCTAGCGGATCGGCTGCTATGGCTCCGTTTGCCAAAGCGTATCCGGATCAGTTCGTTGAGGTCGGTATCGCAGAGCAGAACATTGTCGGCATTGCCGCAGGACTCGCTCACAGCGGCAAGAAGCCATTCGTAACGTCGCCAGCCTGCTTCCTCAGCATGCGAAGCATTGAGCAAATCAAAGTAGACGTAGCTTATTCGGCTACTAACGTTAAATTGGTCGGGATCAGCGGCGGTGTTAGCTACGGTGCGCTGGGGATGTCGCATCATTCCGTCCAGGATATCGCAGTAGCCCGCGCCATTCCAGGACTAGCCGTGGTTCTACCTGCCGACCGGCACGAGACGAAGAAGATGACGGAGGCGCTTGTCCAGTATGAAGGCGGTGTATATGTACGCATCGGGCGTAACCCTGTCGAGGATTCATACGAATCCGAGAACTACGAGTTTGTACTCGGCAAAGCGGTCACGATGCGGGAAGGTCGTGACATCACAATTATTGCCGTAGGAGAAACGGTTCGAGTCGCGCTGGATGCGGAAGCTGCGCTGAAGGAAGCTGGCGTATCTTGCCGTGTCCTCAACATGCATACGATCAAGCCTCTGGACAAAGAGGCGATTCTTAAGGCGGCCGAGGAGACCGGATATATCATCACGGTCGAAGAACATAGCATTCATGGAGGGCTGGGCGCTGCGGTTGCGGAAGTCATTGTTCAACAACGGCCGGTGCCGATGCGGATTTTAGGAATTCCGGATGAACCTGCTATTGCCGGCAAAACGTCCGAGGTGTTCGATCATTACGGGATCAGTGCAGCCAACATCACGAAGATCGCCCTGGAAATGCTGAGTAGATAA